Proteins found in one Maridesulfovibrio sp. genomic segment:
- a CDS encoding proline dehydrogenase family protein produces the protein MNTEVSNLDSKVIERGKQFFDSISGEAPSIFNKGWWTGKVMDWSMKNEDFKVQMFRFVDVLPYLNTSESLSRHIEEYFAGEDSNIPDVLKWGATKTGFGGGLVAKVLNKTIRSNIEGMARQFIIGQKSKEAVKGIRKLRKDGFAFVLDLLGEATVSHEEAIAYRNGYLEVLDAVEKEYKKWDALDASGDLDWGHAPKINVAVKPSAFYSQSKPVDLEGTVQGMMDAIEPVYKKIMDMGGFMCIDMEALKYKEPTVEMYKRFRKKYPDYPHLGIVFQAYLRSVDDDVSDMLSWAREENLPISIRLVKGAYWDYETVLAKQNDWPVPVWTHKPESDMAYERVSRMILENHDICHFACASHNIRTISSVMEAARELNVPEEKYEFQVLYGMAEPVRKGLRNVAKRVRLYCPYGDLIPGMAYLVRRLLENTANESFLKQTFADEADIYRLLENPEITLKRELEAKPPKKKKELPEGALARFNNFPPADFTEKEQRDAFPAAMAKIRQDFGKRYPLYIGGQDVVTDDSLDSYNPADPSEIIGSVCQAGTAEVDKAVATAKEAYLDWRNVDPKERAQYLLKASQYLKDHIYELCAMQVLEVGKQWDQAQGDVGEAIDFMEYYAREMIRLGTPKRMGNAPGEFSQYFYQGKGVAAVIAPWNFPLAISLGMVSAAIVAGCPVVYKPAGISSVVGYGIVDMFKAVGLPDGVFNYCPGRGSVMGDHLVDHPDVSVIAFTGSMEVGLRIQERAAKVQPGQEQCKKVIAEMGGKNGIIIDDDADLDEAVIGVLYAAFGFQGQKCSACSRVIVLDSIYDRFIHRLKEAAASIKLGPAEDPANYMGPVVDKAAQKNVLEYCKVAEEEGNIVIKHEAPAEYLEKGGCYTPLLVVDGIKKEHRIAQEEVFGPVLSIMRAGNFDEALDIANSTKFALTGAVYSRSPKNLEKASRDFRVGNLYLNKPSVGALVERHSFGGFKMSGVGSKSGGPDYLLQFMDPRLVCENTMRRGFAPIADDDDWIA, from the coding sequence ATGAATACAGAAGTCTCCAATCTGGACAGCAAAGTAATAGAACGCGGGAAACAGTTTTTTGATTCCATCTCCGGTGAAGCTCCTTCAATATTTAATAAGGGTTGGTGGACAGGTAAAGTAATGGACTGGTCCATGAAAAATGAAGATTTCAAGGTCCAGATGTTCCGTTTTGTTGATGTTCTGCCGTACCTGAACACTTCCGAGTCTCTTTCCAGACATATTGAAGAATATTTTGCCGGTGAAGACAGCAATATTCCCGATGTTCTCAAATGGGGTGCAACCAAAACCGGTTTCGGCGGCGGTCTTGTTGCCAAGGTGCTGAACAAGACCATTCGTTCCAACATTGAAGGAATGGCCCGTCAGTTTATCATCGGTCAGAAGTCAAAAGAAGCTGTTAAGGGTATCCGTAAGCTGCGCAAGGACGGTTTTGCATTCGTGCTCGACCTTCTCGGCGAAGCAACCGTTTCTCACGAGGAAGCGATCGCCTATCGCAACGGTTATCTAGAAGTTCTCGATGCAGTTGAAAAAGAATACAAGAAATGGGATGCCCTTGATGCGTCCGGTGATCTTGATTGGGGACATGCTCCTAAAATCAATGTCGCAGTAAAACCTTCCGCTTTTTATTCCCAGTCCAAGCCTGTCGATCTTGAAGGTACCGTGCAGGGAATGATGGATGCTATTGAGCCTGTCTATAAGAAAATTATGGATATGGGCGGCTTCATGTGTATTGATATGGAAGCTCTTAAATATAAAGAGCCTACCGTTGAAATGTACAAAAGGTTCAGGAAAAAATATCCTGACTATCCGCATCTCGGTATTGTTTTTCAGGCCTACCTGCGCAGTGTGGACGATGATGTCTCCGATATGCTGAGCTGGGCCCGCGAAGAAAATCTCCCCATATCAATCCGTTTGGTAAAGGGTGCTTACTGGGATTATGAAACCGTACTGGCCAAGCAGAACGACTGGCCTGTTCCTGTATGGACCCACAAACCTGAATCCGACATGGCATATGAACGTGTGTCGCGGATGATTCTTGAGAATCACGACATCTGCCATTTTGCCTGTGCATCTCATAACATCAGAACCATCTCCTCGGTAATGGAAGCTGCCAGAGAGCTGAATGTTCCCGAAGAAAAATATGAATTTCAGGTCCTTTACGGCATGGCGGAACCTGTTCGCAAGGGGCTGCGTAATGTAGCAAAGCGTGTCCGTCTCTATTGTCCTTACGGCGATCTCATTCCGGGAATGGCTTATCTCGTCCGTCGTTTGCTTGAAAACACTGCCAACGAATCTTTCCTCAAACAGACCTTTGCAGATGAAGCAGACATTTATCGTTTGCTGGAGAATCCTGAAATTACCCTTAAGCGTGAACTGGAAGCCAAACCGCCTAAGAAGAAAAAAGAACTTCCCGAAGGTGCGTTGGCCCGCTTCAATAATTTCCCGCCTGCTGACTTCACAGAAAAAGAACAGCGCGATGCTTTTCCTGCAGCCATGGCTAAGATCCGTCAGGATTTTGGAAAACGCTACCCCCTCTATATCGGTGGGCAGGACGTTGTTACCGACGATTCCCTTGATTCTTACAACCCAGCTGATCCTTCGGAAATTATCGGCTCAGTATGTCAGGCCGGAACTGCTGAAGTGGATAAAGCTGTAGCTACCGCCAAGGAAGCTTATCTGGACTGGCGTAATGTCGATCCTAAAGAACGTGCTCAGTACCTGCTCAAAGCTTCCCAGTATCTTAAGGACCATATTTATGAACTTTGCGCTATGCAGGTCCTCGAAGTCGGTAAGCAATGGGATCAGGCTCAGGGTGATGTAGGAGAAGCCATTGACTTCATGGAATATTATGCCCGTGAGATGATTCGCCTCGGCACTCCCAAGCGTATGGGTAATGCACCGGGTGAATTTTCCCAGTATTTTTATCAGGGCAAGGGAGTCGCCGCAGTAATCGCACCGTGGAACTTTCCGCTGGCAATCAGTCTGGGCATGGTCTCCGCAGCCATTGTTGCCGGATGTCCCGTTGTTTACAAGCCTGCCGGAATATCCTCAGTTGTCGGCTACGGCATAGTGGATATGTTCAAGGCCGTCGGTCTGCCTGACGGTGTGTTCAACTACTGCCCCGGACGCGGTTCGGTAATGGGCGATCATCTTGTTGATCATCCTGATGTTTCTGTAATCGCTTTCACCGGTTCAATGGAAGTTGGTCTGCGTATTCAGGAACGTGCGGCCAAAGTTCAGCCCGGTCAGGAGCAGTGCAAAAAAGTTATCGCGGAAATGGGCGGTAAGAACGGTATCATCATTGATGACGATGCTGATCTTGATGAAGCCGTAATCGGTGTTCTCTACGCTGCCTTCGGTTTTCAGGGGCAGAAGTGTTCGGCCTGTTCCCGCGTAATTGTCCTTGATTCCATTTATGACCGTTTCATTCATCGTCTCAAGGAAGCTGCAGCATCCATTAAGCTTGGACCTGCCGAAGATCCTGCAAATTATATGGGGCCGGTTGTCGATAAGGCAGCCCAGAAAAACGTGCTTGAGTATTGCAAAGTTGCCGAGGAAGAAGGCAATATCGTCATTAAGCACGAGGCTCCTGCCGAATACCTCGAGAAGGGCGGTTGCTACACTCCGCTTCTAGTTGTGGACGGCATCAAAAAGGAACATCGCATCGCACAGGAAGAGGTTTTCGGACCGGTTCTTTCCATCATGCGGGCCGGTAATTTTGATGAAGCGCTGGATATTGCCAATTCTACAAAGTTCGCGCTTACCGGGGCTGTCTATTCCAGAAGTCCTAAAAATCTTGAAAAGGCTTCCCGTGACTTCCGGGTCGGTAACCTTTATCTGAACAAACCAAGTGTAGGTGCTCTGGTAGAGCGTCACTCCTTCGGGGGATTCAAGATGTCCGGTGTCGGCTCCAAGTCCGGTGGTCCCGATTACCTGCTTCAATTCATGGACCCGCGCCTTGTTTGTGAAAACACCATGCGTCGCGGTTTCGCACCCATCGCCGATGATGATGACTGGATCGCATAG
- a CDS encoding Lrp/AsnC family transcriptional regulator → MSKRKIDETDRKILTILQNSGRVSNADIARKVGMAPSAVLERVRKLERKGVLTGYEAIVDPKAVGRSLTAFIFVNVNEGVGATSTGEELSRVPGVLEVHYCAGRDSYLIKVRCEDTDGLAIMLGQIGRIETVRDTNSTIVLNTIRESRAIPLEEEEYYES, encoded by the coding sequence ATGAGTAAGAGAAAGATTGACGAAACTGATCGTAAAATTCTGACAATACTTCAGAATAGTGGCCGGGTCTCCAATGCCGATATCGCAAGAAAGGTCGGTATGGCTCCTTCTGCAGTTCTCGAGCGTGTCCGCAAGTTGGAACGTAAGGGAGTGCTTACCGGATATGAGGCTATTGTTGATCCCAAGGCTGTTGGCCGTTCCCTTACCGCCTTCATCTTTGTTAACGTTAATGAAGGCGTCGGCGCCACCTCCACAGGTGAAGAGCTTTCCCGGGTTCCGGGAGTGCTGGAAGTGCATTACTGCGCAGGAAGGGACAGCTATCTCATTAAGGTCCGTTGTGAAGATACTGACGGATTGGCCATTATGCTGGGGCAGATCGGAAGGATCGAAACAGTCAGGGATACTAATTCCACCATCGTATTGAACACTATCAGGGAGTCTCGGGCAATTCCTCTTGAAGAGGAAGAATATTACGAATCATAA
- a CDS encoding DMT family transporter has translation MSSPALLYLKLIGSVVFWGGTWVAGRILAGHLTPYSAAFLRFFFATIFMYFLTCRINGRKPKCEKKDILPLAFLSLTGVFLYNILFFSGLQTVTAGRAALIIAATPTFIALGSAFIFKEKFTAWKIAGFILALAGVSTIIGHGNPISIITEGASLGDLCIIGCVLSWAAYSLAGKPVMRRINPIETVFWSCLFGTFMLLGPALYHGLMSEIISASFIDYSCIIYLALLGTSLGFSWYFEAIQVIGPSKTGIFINLVPVTAVALGAIMLGEPVDLFLVTGGALTIFGVWLTNRS, from the coding sequence ATGTCATCACCTGCTCTACTTTACCTCAAACTCATCGGATCAGTAGTCTTCTGGGGAGGAACCTGGGTCGCCGGAAGAATCCTCGCAGGACACCTGACCCCATATTCAGCAGCTTTTTTGCGCTTTTTCTTCGCTACTATATTCATGTACTTCCTCACTTGCCGAATTAACGGGCGTAAACCGAAATGCGAAAAAAAGGATATTCTCCCGCTGGCTTTTCTCAGCCTAACCGGAGTTTTCCTGTATAATATTCTTTTTTTCAGTGGATTGCAGACCGTTACTGCGGGCAGAGCAGCACTAATCATTGCCGCCACACCAACCTTTATCGCTCTTGGCTCGGCTTTTATTTTCAAGGAGAAATTCACAGCCTGGAAAATTGCCGGATTCATACTGGCACTGGCCGGAGTCAGTACCATTATCGGGCACGGCAACCCAATATCAATAATTACTGAAGGAGCCAGCCTGGGTGATCTCTGTATTATCGGCTGCGTGCTAAGCTGGGCTGCATATTCATTGGCCGGAAAACCGGTAATGAGAAGGATAAACCCGATCGAGACCGTTTTCTGGTCCTGCCTGTTCGGTACATTTATGCTTCTTGGACCCGCCCTCTACCACGGGTTAATGTCCGAAATAATCAGTGCATCTTTTATTGACTACAGCTGCATCATCTATCTGGCACTGCTTGGAACAAGCCTCGGATTCAGTTGGTATTTTGAAGCCATACAGGTGATAGGACCATCCAAGACAGGTATATTCATTAATCTTGTACCGGTCACCGCCGTAGCACTTGGGGCTATCATGCTAGGAGAACCTGTTGATCTTTTTCTCGTTACGGGCGGAGCTTTGACTATTTTTGGCGTCTGGCTGACCAACCGAAGCTAG
- the yjgA gene encoding ribosome biogenesis factor YjgA codes for MYDTDDLYNEEEDYSGPSRSQKKREMTALQKQAEKLMNLGPELVKKCGLPDYFIDEVLDAMTITAHEAKRRKVQYIGKLMRDIDSQPLIDFLEDIETGNRADNLKFHALEQWRDRLVEGDFSVLDEIMEKYPEADRQRISQLARNARKEKDKSKPPKSARALFKILRELSE; via the coding sequence ATGTACGATACAGATGATTTATATAATGAAGAAGAGGACTATTCCGGTCCTAGCAGATCGCAGAAAAAACGTGAGATGACCGCGCTGCAGAAGCAGGCGGAAAAGCTGATGAATCTCGGTCCTGAGCTGGTTAAGAAATGCGGTTTGCCAGACTACTTCATCGATGAAGTACTGGATGCCATGACCATAACAGCTCACGAAGCGAAACGACGCAAAGTCCAGTACATCGGAAAACTCATGCGTGACATAGACTCGCAACCGCTTATAGATTTTCTTGAAGATATCGAAACAGGGAACAGAGCCGACAATTTAAAATTTCACGCCCTTGAGCAATGGCGCGACAGGCTCGTTGAAGGCGACTTTTCCGTACTCGATGAAATCATGGAAAAGTATCCGGAAGCAGACCGCCAAAGAATTTCCCAGCTGGCCCGCAATGCCAGAAAAGAAAAAGATAAATCCAAGCCTCCTAAATCCGCACGGGCTCTTTTTAAGATCCTGCGTGAACTATCTGAGTAA
- a CDS encoding DMT family transporter → MSFLQSPYIAVIALITAVLLWSSSFIALKISMAVYDPTFVIFGRMMLASLCFMFFIPKFKKQTFRKGDFKWLVFMAFCEPCMYFIFESQALTMTSASQAGMICATLPLLMAVAARFILKEDLTRRTLIGFALAVCGGIWLSLSSESTESAPDPILGNFFEFLAMCCAVGYMTVLKKMTAHYPVLFLTALQAFIGAIFYLPLLALPSTNLPTFFDPLAAGSIIYLGICITIGAYGLYNFGMSKLPANQTTAYVNLIPVFTLFFGWSILDETFTPTQFLAAALVMGGVILSQDKKSE, encoded by the coding sequence ATGTCCTTTCTCCAATCTCCATACATCGCAGTTATTGCTTTGATCACAGCCGTGTTGCTCTGGTCCAGCTCATTTATTGCGCTGAAAATTTCCATGGCGGTTTATGATCCTACTTTCGTTATATTCGGAAGGATGATGCTGGCTTCGCTCTGTTTCATGTTTTTCATCCCGAAATTCAAGAAACAAACCTTTCGCAAGGGTGATTTCAAATGGCTTGTCTTCATGGCTTTTTGCGAACCGTGCATGTATTTCATATTTGAAAGTCAGGCCCTGACCATGACCTCTGCCTCACAGGCCGGTATGATCTGCGCCACCCTGCCCTTGCTCATGGCTGTCGCCGCACGATTCATACTTAAAGAGGACCTGACCCGCAGGACATTAATCGGGTTTGCGCTGGCTGTATGCGGTGGAATATGGCTGTCACTTTCTTCGGAATCCACGGAAAGTGCTCCCGATCCCATACTCGGTAATTTTTTTGAATTTCTAGCTATGTGCTGCGCTGTGGGCTACATGACCGTGCTGAAAAAAATGACTGCCCATTATCCTGTTCTTTTCCTGACCGCGCTGCAGGCCTTCATCGGGGCTATTTTTTATTTACCGCTTCTAGCCCTGCCCTCCACCAACCTCCCTACATTTTTCGATCCTCTGGCTGCGGGCAGCATCATTTATCTTGGAATATGCATCACCATCGGTGCTTACGGACTGTACAACTTCGGAATGTCTAAACTTCCGGCCAACCAGACCACCGCCTATGTCAATCTGATTCCGGTATTCACGCTTTTCTTCGGCTGGTCCATCCTTGATGAGACTTTCACCCCCACGCAATTTCTGGCCGCCGCGCTGGTCATGGGCGGTGTCATTTTAAGTCAGGACAAGAAAAGTGAATAA
- a CDS encoding 1,4-dihydroxy-6-naphthoate synthase translates to MNKILKLGYSPCPNDTFIFHALASGAVSIDPFKLDVTLADVEELNSMARSGKMDICKVSAHAAAHIMDEYVLLRAGGAMGRGVGPLLLTGAPCTIADLDGKRIAIPGRHTTANLLFSLMCREAGIKVNLVEMVFDQVMPAIKSGEVDAGVVIHEGRFTYADLGLSRLADLGQWWEDFSGLPIPLGSIAIKRSLGAETASLINAAIRKSLTLSHVDRESAWPYIKKNAQEMDDAVINEHIETFVTDYSMDVGDEGEQAVSRLLEEAARMDGIDLPDLPVFIEI, encoded by the coding sequence ATGAACAAAATATTGAAATTGGGCTATTCGCCCTGTCCGAATGATACTTTTATTTTTCATGCCCTAGCCAGCGGGGCTGTCAGCATCGATCCCTTCAAGCTGGATGTTACTCTAGCTGATGTGGAAGAACTCAACTCCATGGCCCGTTCCGGGAAGATGGATATCTGCAAGGTTTCCGCCCATGCCGCCGCGCACATAATGGATGAGTATGTCCTTTTGCGTGCAGGGGGAGCGATGGGCCGCGGAGTAGGACCTTTGCTGCTTACCGGAGCACCTTGCACCATTGCAGACCTCGATGGCAAGCGTATTGCCATACCGGGGCGTCATACCACTGCAAATCTGCTTTTCAGTCTCATGTGTCGTGAAGCCGGAATAAAAGTCAATTTGGTGGAGATGGTTTTTGATCAGGTGATGCCTGCCATCAAAAGCGGCGAAGTGGATGCCGGGGTGGTAATACATGAAGGACGTTTTACCTATGCAGACTTAGGACTCTCTAGATTGGCTGATCTCGGTCAATGGTGGGAGGATTTTTCCGGCCTGCCGATCCCGCTCGGTTCCATCGCAATAAAGCGTTCTCTCGGAGCGGAAACAGCTTCCCTGATTAATGCTGCTATCCGTAAATCCCTGACTCTTTCCCATGTGGATAGGGAATCCGCATGGCCTTACATTAAAAAAAATGCTCAGGAAATGGACGATGCCGTAATTAACGAGCACATTGAGACATTTGTGACTGATTATTCCATGGATGTAGGTGATGAAGGTGAGCAGGCTGTTTCGCGTTTACTTGAAGAGGCAGCGCGGATGGATGGTATTGACCTGCCTGATCTACCGGTTTTTATAGAAATATAA
- the mqnE gene encoding aminofutalosine synthase MqnE: MISKNYFDKAGLGSILDKVLAGERISTEDGMTLFNCPDLNALGALASIRRRQLHGNKTYYVINRHINYTNICVNGCLFCAYARKPEEKGAFKLSREEILEKLEKAPIPPREVHVVGGCHHDIPLSFFEETFVEIKKLLPQASIKSFTAVEIAHFATSEGISTVEVLKRLKEAGAEMLTGGGAEIFNPDVRAKICPGKLPGKEWLRIHGEAHELGYSTNCTMLYGHVESFADRVDHLDQLRRQQDKTGGFSCLIPLPFLTENSRLKIDNPLTGVDELRNIAVCRLMLDNIPHIKSYWVMLGVKQAQTALHFGADDFDGTVVEEKIGHMAGAESEQGLSRTELKEMISGCGFTPVERDAAFNEI, translated from the coding sequence ATGATCTCAAAAAACTATTTCGATAAAGCCGGACTCGGCAGTATCCTCGACAAAGTGCTTGCCGGGGAACGTATTTCCACCGAGGACGGGATGACCCTCTTCAACTGTCCCGATCTTAATGCCCTCGGCGCACTGGCCTCTATTCGCAGAAGACAGCTGCATGGCAACAAGACATATTACGTAATCAACCGCCACATTAATTATACAAATATATGTGTGAACGGCTGCCTGTTCTGTGCCTATGCCCGCAAGCCCGAGGAAAAAGGTGCATTCAAACTTAGCCGGGAAGAGATTCTCGAGAAGCTGGAAAAAGCGCCCATACCCCCTCGCGAAGTTCATGTTGTCGGCGGATGCCATCATGATATTCCGCTTTCTTTTTTCGAGGAGACCTTCGTAGAAATAAAGAAACTTCTTCCGCAGGCATCCATAAAATCATTCACAGCAGTTGAAATAGCCCATTTTGCGACGTCCGAAGGGATCTCTACCGTTGAGGTTCTCAAACGACTTAAAGAAGCCGGAGCAGAGATGCTGACCGGAGGCGGAGCTGAAATTTTTAATCCCGATGTCCGTGCCAAAATCTGTCCGGGCAAACTTCCCGGTAAGGAATGGCTGCGCATTCATGGAGAAGCCCATGAACTGGGTTACTCGACTAACTGCACCATGCTCTACGGACATGTGGAATCTTTTGCAGACCGCGTCGATCATCTGGACCAATTGCGTCGCCAGCAGGACAAGACAGGTGGATTCAGCTGCCTTATTCCTCTGCCGTTCCTGACTGAGAACAGCAGGCTTAAAATCGACAATCCCCTCACCGGAGTCGATGAATTGCGCAATATCGCAGTCTGCCGCCTCATGCTCGATAACATCCCCCACATCAAATCATACTGGGTTATGCTTGGCGTCAAGCAGGCTCAAACCGCACTGCATTTCGGTGCTGACGACTTTGATGGCACTGTGGTTGAGGAAAAAATTGGACACATGGCCGGGGCAGAATCTGAGCAGGGCTTGAGCCGCACTGAATTAAAAGAAATGATTTCAGGATGCGGATTCACACCAGTTGAGCGTGACGCTGCTTTTAATGAGATCTAA
- the mqnC gene encoding cyclic dehypoxanthinyl futalosine synthase, whose product MNKLTQSPDEVLAIGEKVEAGERINFDEAFTLLEKADLFDLASLAHSIRMKKHPDPNVTYVIDRNINYSNICDCGCRFCAFYVAPGQDGGFVISKEELGQKIQETIDLGGTQILMQGGHHPDLPLSFYEDMLRFIKDNYPVHIHAFSPPEVVYFSKLNGISIKEVLERLINAGLASIPGGGAEILVDEIRSKIAPNKCSTAKWLEVMETAHNLGLRTTATMMFGHVEEPADRIKHLFAVREVQDRTGGFTAFIPWTFQPDNTNIPDARKMTSVEYLRMLAVSRIVLDNIDNVQVSWVTMGPKISQLALFYGGNDFGSTMIEENVVKAAGVSFRLSEAQIHNLIKKAGFVPKQRLMDYTLVEQTNGEC is encoded by the coding sequence ATGAATAAACTTACTCAAAGCCCTGATGAAGTTCTTGCCATAGGCGAAAAAGTCGAGGCCGGTGAACGAATTAATTTTGATGAAGCTTTCACCCTGCTGGAAAAGGCCGACCTCTTCGATCTAGCCAGCCTTGCACATTCTATAAGAATGAAAAAACACCCCGACCCGAATGTTACGTACGTAATCGACCGCAACATCAACTATTCAAATATTTGTGATTGCGGTTGCCGTTTCTGCGCATTTTATGTGGCTCCCGGGCAAGACGGCGGTTTCGTTATTAGTAAAGAAGAACTGGGCCAGAAAATTCAGGAAACAATTGATCTGGGCGGCACACAGATTTTAATGCAAGGCGGGCATCATCCTGATCTGCCGCTTTCCTTTTATGAGGATATGCTCCGCTTCATCAAAGATAATTATCCGGTCCACATTCACGCTTTCTCTCCACCGGAAGTAGTTTACTTCAGTAAATTGAACGGGATTTCCATTAAGGAAGTTCTGGAAAGACTAATCAATGCCGGCCTTGCCTCCATCCCCGGAGGTGGCGCTGAAATTCTGGTGGATGAAATCCGCAGTAAAATCGCACCCAATAAATGCAGCACCGCCAAATGGCTGGAAGTAATGGAAACTGCACACAATCTTGGTCTGCGTACGACTGCGACCATGATGTTCGGACATGTGGAAGAACCTGCTGACCGCATCAAGCATCTCTTTGCTGTACGTGAAGTGCAGGACCGTACAGGCGGATTCACCGCGTTTATCCCCTGGACCTTTCAGCCGGACAATACAAACATTCCTGATGCGCGCAAAATGACCAGTGTCGAATACCTGCGTATGCTCGCTGTCTCACGCATTGTTCTCGATAACATCGATAACGTACAGGTTTCGTGGGTAACTATGGGTCCTAAAATTTCGCAGTTAGCGCTTTTTTACGGTGGGAATGATTTTGGTTCCACAATGATTGAAGAAAATGTAGTGAAAGCGGCCGGAGTAAGTTTCAGACTCTCTGAAGCGCAAATACACAACCTGATTAAGAAAGCAGGATTTGTGCCCAAACAACGGCTTATGGATTACACTCTCGTGGAGCAAACAAATGGAGAATGTTAA
- a CDS encoding menaquinone biosynthesis protein yields the protein MENVKVGRISYLNVLPIYHPLETGLIENNFEFVYGPPAKLNKMMSEGLMHISSNSCIEYLRHSEQYLLLPDLAIGSRGPVQSVIMISRKPLEQLKGCNVLVSAQTHTSAALLKILLSEYIPLNASYTTGNATEILEAGELPEAILCIGDEALNLRKHEEYPYIFDLGEEWIRWTGLPFIFGIWTVRRDSAHREDVKQAIRDLIRAKKWGQANIEQICQMTADKTMLNLEESRSYYDGLVYDLGKTEIEGLKVFAKYLLKTEQISHIPDLEFIEI from the coding sequence ATGGAGAATGTTAAAGTCGGACGAATTTCATACCTGAACGTCCTACCCATATATCACCCGCTGGAGACAGGATTAATCGAAAACAATTTTGAATTCGTCTATGGTCCTCCTGCTAAGCTGAACAAAATGATGTCTGAAGGATTGATGCATATCTCTTCAAACTCATGTATCGAATACCTGCGCCATTCAGAACAGTATCTGCTGCTGCCCGACCTTGCAATCGGCAGCCGGGGACCGGTACAATCTGTAATAATGATCAGCCGTAAACCACTGGAGCAACTCAAGGGCTGCAACGTACTGGTCAGTGCCCAGACACATACCTCGGCGGCTTTGCTAAAGATCCTGCTCAGTGAATACATTCCTCTCAATGCCAGCTATACGACAGGTAACGCCACCGAAATACTTGAAGCAGGAGAACTGCCTGAAGCAATCTTATGCATTGGTGATGAAGCCCTGAATCTGCGTAAGCACGAAGAATATCCCTACATCTTCGATCTGGGTGAAGAATGGATTAGATGGACAGGACTGCCCTTCATCTTCGGTATCTGGACCGTACGACGCGACTCAGCCCATCGGGAAGACGTTAAGCAGGCAATTCGCGATTTGATCCGTGCTAAAAAATGGGGACAGGCCAATATTGAACAGATATGTCAGATGACGGCAGACAAAACCATGCTTAATCTGGAAGAAAGCCGCTCATATTACGATGGACTGGTCTATGATCTTGGAAAAACAGAAATTGAAGGTCTCAAAGTCTTCGCCAAGTATCTGCTTAAAACTGAACAGATCTCGCACATTCCCGATTTGGAATTTATAGAGATTTAA
- a CDS encoding selenium metabolism-associated LysR family transcriptional regulator, translating to MDLRRLEAFCKVYELKSFSKAGKELFLSQPTISAHISTLEEELGVHLFDRLGRSIMPTQAGEVLFRNAKDIYNLIGKAHNEINVLRDKVVGDLEIGGSTIPSHYLLPNLLYNYCKKYPDVSVHLSVGDSTEILEKVRSGDLILGVVGASADVPNIEFVPIMRDELVIVAPPVLVRNYDGIDDIQLLAELPWVMREGGSGTRKALEAGLAEMGTSVRELNVTVWVESTQAVVQCVRAGLGVSVTSRLAAQSLIDTGELVHIQDLPLNLERSFYLAYLQGREFFPAVRYFIEHVKQLAG from the coding sequence ATGGACTTACGTCGTCTTGAAGCATTCTGCAAAGTTTACGAGTTAAAGAGTTTTTCCAAGGCCGGTAAAGAATTGTTTCTTTCCCAGCCTACTATAAGCGCACATATTTCAACTCTTGAGGAAGAGTTAGGAGTTCATCTTTTTGACCGCCTCGGGCGTTCAATTATGCCCACTCAGGCTGGTGAGGTCCTATTCCGCAATGCTAAGGATATCTACAACCTGATTGGCAAAGCTCATAATGAAATCAATGTCTTGCGCGATAAAGTTGTAGGTGATCTCGAAATCGGTGGAAGTACCATTCCTTCTCATTACCTGCTGCCGAATCTGCTTTATAATTATTGCAAAAAATATCCTGACGTAAGCGTACATTTATCGGTAGGTGATTCTACTGAAATTCTAGAAAAAGTTCGTTCAGGTGATCTTATCCTGGGTGTTGTCGGTGCTTCTGCGGATGTTCCGAATATTGAATTTGTGCCGATAATGCGTGATGAGCTTGTTATTGTCGCCCCTCCTGTACTTGTACGTAATTACGATGGTATTGATGACATCCAGCTTCTTGCTGAATTGCCTTGGGTTATGCGCGAAGGCGGTTCCGGTACCCGTAAAGCTCTTGAAGCAGGTTTGGCGGAAATGGGCACAAGCGTACGTGAATTGAACGTTACTGTCTGGGTGGAGTCCACACAAGCTGTTGTGCAGTGTGTACGAGCCGGGTTAGGCGTAAGCGTTACTTCCAGACTCGCCGCACAGTCACTTATCGATACTGGGGAGCTTGTGCATATTCAGGATCTGCCTCTCAACCTTGAGAGGAGTTTTTATCTTGCTTATCTGCAAGGTCGTGAATTTTTTCCTGCCGTACGTTATTTTATTGAGCACGTTAAGCAACTCGCAGGCTAG